Proteins encoded in a region of the Haloarcula sp. CBA1129 genome:
- the glyA gene encoding serine hydroxymethyltransferase produces the protein MSYETVREADPAVADALEGERGRQNDTLAMIASENHVSEAVMEAQSSELTNKYAEGYPGERYYGGCEYADDVEELAIDRAKELWGADHVNVQPHSGSQANMGVYLSVLEPGDKILSLDLTHGGHLSHGHPANFAGQVYEVEQYKVDEETGYIDYEGLHDHAEEFEPDIIVSGYSAYPREVDFERIQEAADAVDAYHLADIAHITGLVAAGVHESPVGVADFVTGSTHKTIRAGRGGIIMCDEEYADDIDAAVFPGSQGGPLMHNVAGKAVGFGEALAPEFEQYAQQTVDNAIALGDRLKEHGLDLVSDGTDNHLVLIDLRPSHPDTTGKEVEEALEDAGIVLNANTVPGETRSAFNPSGIRAGTPALTTRGFDEDACREVADLIYKVVDAPHDDDVVAEVSDRVDEMTDEYTLYE, from the coding sequence ATGAGCTACGAAACCGTACGGGAAGCGGACCCGGCAGTCGCAGACGCTCTGGAGGGCGAACGAGGCCGGCAAAACGACACGCTGGCAATGATCGCCAGCGAGAACCACGTCAGCGAGGCTGTGATGGAGGCACAGAGCTCCGAACTGACGAACAAGTACGCCGAGGGCTATCCCGGCGAACGCTACTACGGCGGCTGCGAGTACGCCGACGACGTCGAGGAACTCGCTATCGACCGCGCGAAGGAACTGTGGGGCGCGGACCACGTCAACGTCCAGCCACACTCCGGTTCGCAGGCCAACATGGGCGTCTATCTCAGCGTCCTCGAACCCGGCGACAAGATTCTCTCGCTGGACCTGACCCACGGCGGCCACCTCAGCCACGGCCACCCGGCGAACTTCGCCGGCCAAGTGTACGAGGTCGAACAGTACAAAGTCGACGAGGAGACCGGCTACATCGACTACGAGGGCCTCCACGACCACGCAGAGGAGTTCGAGCCGGACATCATCGTTTCGGGCTACTCCGCCTATCCCCGAGAAGTCGACTTCGAGCGGATTCAAGAGGCTGCCGATGCGGTCGACGCCTACCACCTCGCGGACATCGCTCATATCACCGGTCTCGTCGCCGCCGGCGTCCACGAATCGCCGGTCGGCGTCGCTGACTTCGTCACTGGGTCGACGCACAAGACCATCCGCGCCGGCCGCGGTGGCATCATCATGTGCGACGAGGAGTACGCCGACGACATCGACGCTGCCGTCTTCCCCGGCTCTCAGGGTGGCCCGCTGATGCACAACGTCGCCGGCAAGGCCGTCGGCTTCGGCGAGGCGCTGGCCCCCGAATTCGAGCAGTACGCTCAACAGACCGTCGACAACGCCATCGCGCTCGGTGACCGACTCAAAGAGCACGGCCTCGATCTGGTCTCCGACGGGACGGACAACCATCTCGTGCTCATCGACCTCCGACCGTCCCATCCCGACACCACCGGCAAGGAAGTCGAAGAAGCGCTGGAGGACGCTGGTATCGTCCTCAACGCCAACACCGTCCCCGGCGAGACCCGGTCGGCGTTCAACCCATCGGGCATCCGCGCCGGCACGCCCGCGCTCACTACGCGTGGCTTCGACGAGGACGCCTGCCGCGAGGTTGCAGACCTCATCTACAAGGTCGTCGACGCCCCCCACGACGACGATGTCGTGGCGGAAGTCAGCGACCGCGTAGACGAGATGACCGACGAGTACACGCTGTACGAATAG
- the tbsP gene encoding transcriptional regulator TbsP, which translates to MTENLLQDDVGSMLTTVFGATDEPVYVVNPSRRSISELVSTLDADSDAPEVRLLADERALKDVMDDFLVASTAADLIDEGRLTMRLLDDVPNHSVAVTVDTVYALVTISDTVGGLGTDDAAFVDNAYDYYDTAWADADEYSLRTPPLNRVQSTLESDIGPETASDFNDVLNSLSTARGDGDGLDEVTISLLVAARNGELLYDISKWGEDVGLASKATFSRTKTKLEDMNLIDTEKVPIDVGRPRLRLMLGDDRLKDADPDELASVAQSILAA; encoded by the coding sequence ATGACCGAAAATCTCCTGCAAGACGACGTCGGTTCTATGTTGACCACGGTGTTTGGGGCAACTGACGAGCCGGTGTACGTCGTGAACCCGTCGCGGCGGAGCATCTCTGAGCTTGTGTCGACACTGGACGCAGATTCGGACGCACCCGAAGTTCGGCTACTGGCCGACGAGCGCGCACTGAAAGACGTCATGGACGACTTCCTCGTTGCAAGCACCGCGGCCGACCTCATCGATGAGGGGCGGCTCACCATGCGGCTGCTCGACGACGTGCCGAACCACTCTGTCGCGGTGACCGTCGATACGGTGTACGCACTCGTCACAATCAGCGACACGGTCGGCGGTCTCGGGACCGATGACGCGGCATTCGTCGACAACGCCTACGACTACTACGACACAGCTTGGGCAGACGCCGACGAGTACTCACTCCGGACGCCGCCACTCAACCGCGTCCAGAGCACGCTGGAATCCGACATCGGCCCGGAAACCGCGTCGGACTTCAACGATGTCCTCAACTCGCTGTCGACGGCCCGCGGCGACGGCGATGGGCTCGACGAGGTCACCATCAGCCTACTCGTGGCCGCACGGAACGGCGAACTGCTGTACGACATCAGCAAATGGGGCGAAGATGTCGGGCTGGCGAGCAAGGCGACGTTCTCCCGGACCAAGACCAAGCTCGAAGACATGAACCTCATCGACACCGAGAAGGTCCCCATTGACGTGGGCCGGCCGCGACTCCGCCTGATGCTTGGCGACGACCGGCTCAAAGACGCCGACCCGGACGAACTGGCGTCCGTGGCCCAGTCCATCCTCGCCGCGTAG
- a CDS encoding YcaO-like family protein yields MQTVEVVGRGPAVDALTAFLAAIDVSVAQPSTPTDASGDLAVVVDTVGSETFTAWNDRAKDDAIPWVAVELGGVGGVPVTDAAISGFGPETGCFDCLRTRVEATVDDTEAVTEAPTAATQRFAGALAGRLITEFLDGDSALFGTVTELPHTQRRFLPVPGCDCHGTPSRTLDDGRQTAPDSEALSRAELGLDDRVGIATEVGEVESFPAPYYLSTLADTAGFSDVSAAAKAAGVAIDWDTAFMKALGENYERYAAGVYREGNLQHGTVAAVPNAVTPDAFVRDETEWDESTALLWVPAEDLLTDKRCSLPAETVHYPPPSNAVRPATTTGLGLGNTVTEALLTGLYEVIERDAAMLSWYSTFEPLRVAVDDHERYDTLRRRATSEGLDVTALLLTQDVDVPVITVALERDEWPRFALGTDADLDPGAAAVGALEEAVQNWMELDNMGPEAAMDAQGAIGRYAESPGEANDLTATETAVPLDSLGPDADLSGEAELKALCDRTADAGLTPYGTRLTTCDLEQLGFEAVRVVCPSAQPLFFGDAFFGERAEEVPADLGFEPRLERDHHPFP; encoded by the coding sequence ATGCAGACTGTCGAAGTCGTCGGGCGTGGACCGGCCGTCGATGCACTTACCGCGTTTCTCGCTGCTATCGACGTTTCAGTAGCACAGCCGTCAACACCCACAGACGCCAGTGGCGACCTCGCCGTCGTCGTCGACACCGTCGGTTCGGAGACGTTTACGGCGTGGAACGACCGGGCGAAAGACGATGCCATTCCGTGGGTCGCCGTCGAACTGGGCGGCGTCGGCGGCGTCCCGGTGACTGACGCCGCGATCAGTGGGTTCGGTCCGGAGACGGGTTGTTTCGACTGTCTGCGGACTCGGGTCGAGGCAACGGTCGATGACACCGAGGCAGTGACAGAAGCCCCGACAGCAGCGACGCAACGATTCGCGGGAGCACTGGCCGGTCGACTGATAACCGAGTTTCTTGACGGCGATTCCGCCCTCTTCGGGACTGTCACGGAGCTCCCACATACCCAGCGGCGGTTCCTCCCGGTCCCGGGCTGTGACTGCCACGGGACTCCGAGCCGTACCCTTGACGACGGCCGACAGACGGCTCCAGACAGCGAGGCGCTGTCGCGAGCAGAGCTGGGGCTTGACGACCGGGTCGGCATCGCCACAGAAGTCGGTGAGGTCGAATCGTTCCCGGCTCCGTACTACCTCTCGACGCTCGCCGACACCGCCGGTTTCAGCGACGTATCGGCCGCTGCCAAGGCCGCAGGTGTCGCTATCGACTGGGATACGGCGTTCATGAAGGCACTGGGTGAGAACTACGAGCGGTACGCGGCCGGGGTCTACCGCGAAGGGAATCTGCAGCACGGAACAGTCGCTGCTGTTCCAAATGCCGTTACGCCCGATGCGTTCGTCAGGGACGAGACAGAATGGGACGAATCGACAGCGCTCCTCTGGGTCCCGGCCGAGGACCTGCTGACCGACAAACGATGCTCGCTCCCCGCCGAAACTGTCCACTATCCGCCGCCCTCAAACGCTGTCAGACCAGCAACGACGACTGGTCTCGGACTCGGAAACACCGTCACCGAGGCACTACTGACCGGACTCTACGAGGTCATCGAGCGCGACGCCGCGATGCTGTCGTGGTACTCGACGTTCGAGCCGCTCAGAGTTGCCGTCGATGATCACGAGCGGTACGACACGCTCCGGCGGCGTGCAACGTCTGAAGGGCTCGACGTGACGGCGCTGTTACTGACACAGGATGTAGACGTGCCGGTCATCACCGTCGCGCTGGAACGGGACGAGTGGCCACGCTTTGCGCTCGGCACCGATGCTGATCTGGATCCGGGTGCAGCCGCCGTCGGCGCATTGGAGGAGGCAGTCCAGAACTGGATGGAACTCGACAATATGGGTCCAGAGGCCGCCATGGACGCACAGGGTGCGATCGGACGATACGCCGAATCGCCCGGCGAGGCAAACGACCTGACGGCGACGGAGACAGCGGTCCCGCTGGACTCGCTCGGCCCCGATGCGGACCTCTCCGGCGAGGCGGAGCTAAAGGCGCTGTGTGACCGGACAGCTGACGCTGGGCTCACGCCGTACGGAACGCGGCTGACAACGTGCGACCTCGAACAGCTCGGATTCGAGGCGGTGCGGGTCGTCTGTCCGTCGGCACAGCCGCTGTTCTTCGGTGACGCGTTCTTCGGCGAGCGCGCCGAAGAAGTCCCGGCCGACTTGGGCTTCGAGCCACGACTCGAGCGGGATCATCATCCGTTCCCGTAG
- a CDS encoding DUF63 family protein → MNTFERAVDDFGPGRLWVGSFVAVLLVAIGAVAAAPQAVWDRFLWRYFWGPVYADAKSASCAEMTASGPQPLYDGCKAAIQEGRLIAEPGYTIVSEIGYMLILVYMLVGVYFLLERLDIAEDPKLYFAFVPFMLLGGALRTVEDATDRAVDAGVSPIVEYPLSSLIISPVIYGTVFLLTLLVLVVCVDLEQRGVVDSYYRTTGAIGGAFVAVTLLYLTFVALTREYATLYPSVLITTVGLASAISYGLYRLFESYRPALNDGTGYIGLLVIWGHAIDGVANVVLADWLDALSVPLTYYPKHPANEFIIEATEALQPAGLSAAIGTSWPFLIVKLAVASLVVSLFNQEFIDDSPRYALLLLIAVTAVGLGPGTRDMLRATFGI, encoded by the coding sequence ATGAACACGTTCGAGCGAGCCGTCGATGACTTCGGGCCCGGCCGGCTCTGGGTGGGCTCTTTTGTTGCCGTCCTCCTCGTCGCCATCGGAGCTGTTGCGGCCGCTCCACAGGCTGTCTGGGACCGGTTCCTCTGGCGGTACTTCTGGGGCCCAGTGTACGCGGACGCCAAGTCGGCCAGCTGTGCAGAGATGACTGCATCCGGGCCACAGCCGCTATACGATGGCTGTAAAGCAGCCATTCAGGAGGGACGGCTCATCGCTGAGCCGGGGTACACTATCGTCTCCGAGATCGGCTACATGCTGATTCTGGTGTACATGCTCGTCGGCGTCTACTTTCTCCTCGAGCGTCTGGACATCGCCGAAGACCCGAAGCTCTACTTCGCGTTCGTCCCGTTCATGCTGCTCGGCGGCGCGTTGCGGACCGTCGAGGACGCGACGGACCGCGCAGTTGACGCCGGCGTCTCCCCCATCGTCGAGTACCCGCTGAGTTCGCTCATCATCAGCCCCGTCATTTACGGCACGGTGTTCTTGCTGACGCTGCTCGTCCTCGTCGTCTGCGTGGATCTCGAACAGCGTGGCGTCGTCGACAGTTACTACCGGACAACCGGCGCTATCGGCGGGGCCTTCGTCGCCGTGACGTTGCTCTATCTCACGTTTGTCGCGCTCACACGCGAGTACGCGACGTTGTATCCGTCAGTCCTCATCACGACCGTCGGACTGGCATCGGCGATATCGTACGGCCTGTACCGCTTGTTCGAGTCGTATCGACCGGCACTGAACGACGGAACTGGCTACATCGGCCTGCTGGTCATCTGGGGCCACGCCATCGACGGCGTTGCAAACGTCGTCTTGGCCGACTGGCTCGACGCGCTGTCGGTCCCGCTGACGTACTACCCGAAACACCCGGCCAACGAGTTCATCATCGAGGCCACCGAAGCGCTCCAGCCGGCCGGTCTCTCGGCCGCTATCGGCACGTCGTGGCCGTTCCTAATCGTCAAGCTTGCCGTCGCCTCGCTGGTCGTCTCGCTGTTCAATCAGGAGTTCATCGACGACAGCCCGCGGTACGCGCTCCTGTTGCTCATCGCCGTCACTGCGGTCGGGCTCGGGCCGGGCACGCGGGATATGCTGCGGGCGACGTTCGGTATCTAA
- a CDS encoding inositol monophosphatase, translating to MTDASHRAAVAERAARAGGVVAREQFRGELSVESKANKNDLVTETDRDAQRQVVATILEEFPGDRFLCEEDLSTRAGPEADHDPEAVDSITDSGSVWVIDPIDGTANYVRGMRLWGTVVSAVVDGEPVASVTYLPSYGDLYAVGPESVTRDGTELSVSERTDPETFAVAPVGWWDRTDRDEFGRLCSAVGDRFGDIRRLGSFQATLAHVADGALEGLVCTRSMAPWDTLAGVHMIREAGGTVTDLDGDPWTHDSDSVVASNGEAHEAFIAAGNEALAGD from the coding sequence ATGACTGATGCAAGCCACCGGGCGGCGGTTGCCGAACGAGCGGCCCGCGCTGGCGGTGTCGTGGCCCGGGAGCAGTTCCGGGGCGAGCTTAGTGTCGAGTCGAAGGCCAATAAGAACGACCTCGTCACGGAAACTGACCGCGACGCCCAGCGGCAAGTCGTCGCAACCATTCTGGAAGAGTTTCCGGGCGACCGATTCCTCTGTGAGGAAGACCTCTCGACGCGGGCCGGACCGGAGGCCGACCACGACCCTGAAGCGGTCGATAGCATCACAGACAGCGGTTCTGTGTGGGTAATCGACCCAATCGACGGGACGGCGAACTACGTCCGTGGGATGCGTCTGTGGGGAACGGTCGTCAGCGCAGTTGTCGACGGTGAACCGGTCGCATCGGTGACCTATCTCCCTTCGTATGGCGACCTCTACGCCGTCGGCCCCGAGAGCGTAACGCGGGACGGGACTGAACTGTCGGTGAGTGAGCGAACCGACCCGGAAACGTTCGCTGTAGCGCCGGTAGGCTGGTGGGATCGGACCGACAGGGACGAGTTCGGTCGGCTGTGCAGCGCTGTCGGCGACCGGTTTGGCGATATCCGCCGTCTGGGTTCGTTCCAAGCAACGCTGGCACACGTTGCCGACGGGGCGCTCGAAGGACTCGTATGCACACGTTCGATGGCCCCTTGGGATACGCTCGCTGGCGTCCATATGATCCGAGAGGCCGGCGGCACAGTCACTGACCTCGATGGCGATCCTTGGACCCACGACAGCGATTCCGTCGTCGCCTCCAACGGCGAGGCACACGAGGCCTTCATAGCGGCCGGAAACGAGGCGCTCGCGGGGGACTGA
- a CDS encoding glycosyltransferase family 2 protein, producing the protein MTIQANQVNQTGQQGIASKTADEFLVTPESEVMPVLSVVMPTLNEEKGIVECIDRIKTAISELRVPTEIIVSDSSTDATPELARERGATVVTPDEPGYGYAYRYAFDKARGEYIAMGDADTTYDFEMIPQLLEPVQNGDADICMGSRLEGEIRDGSMPPLHKYVGNPLLTRFLNTFYGAGVSDAHSGFRVFTTDALETLELETTGMEFASEMIMEAGANDLTIEEVPIIYHEREGEETLDSFSDGWRHVRFMLVNAPDYLFSYPALLLVSVGAVLMSLSIGRLSVGGVNFGIQTMVGGSLLAIVGYQVWTLALFSSIAANPINQPDGVLVGMIRERFQLEHGASIGILAAAVGILYLGGVFGQWLLAGEAALPSATTTLLASTVVVLGLQTVFGSFFMSMLADSS; encoded by the coding sequence ATGACGATACAAGCAAATCAGGTAAATCAAACGGGTCAACAGGGGATCGCGTCCAAGACTGCAGACGAGTTTCTCGTCACGCCAGAGAGCGAAGTCATGCCGGTTTTGAGCGTCGTGATGCCCACCCTCAACGAAGAGAAAGGAATCGTAGAGTGTATTGATCGGATCAAGACGGCGATCTCGGAACTGCGCGTCCCGACTGAGATCATCGTAAGCGATAGCTCGACTGACGCGACACCGGAGCTCGCTCGCGAGCGGGGCGCGACAGTCGTGACTCCTGACGAACCGGGCTACGGGTACGCGTATCGCTACGCGTTCGACAAGGCGCGAGGAGAGTACATTGCGATGGGTGATGCGGACACGACATACGATTTCGAGATGATTCCGCAGCTTCTCGAACCGGTCCAGAACGGCGACGCGGACATCTGTATGGGGAGCCGACTGGAGGGTGAAATCCGGGACGGGTCGATGCCGCCGCTCCACAAATACGTCGGAAACCCGCTACTGACGCGGTTCCTGAACACGTTCTATGGTGCCGGTGTAAGCGATGCCCACAGCGGTTTCCGTGTGTTTACCACGGATGCGCTCGAAACGCTAGAGTTAGAGACGACCGGGATGGAGTTCGCCAGCGAGATGATTATGGAGGCCGGTGCAAACGACCTCACAATCGAGGAGGTCCCGATTATCTACCACGAGCGGGAGGGCGAGGAAACGCTCGACAGTTTCAGTGACGGCTGGCGACACGTCCGATTTATGCTCGTGAATGCGCCGGACTACCTGTTTTCGTATCCGGCGCTGTTGCTAGTCTCGGTCGGAGCAGTGTTGATGTCGCTGTCAATCGGTCGGCTGTCGGTCGGTGGCGTCAATTTCGGTATACAGACGATGGTCGGCGGGTCGTTACTGGCAATCGTCGGGTATCAGGTCTGGACGCTTGCGCTGTTCAGTTCCATCGCCGCGAACCCGATAAACCAGCCCGATGGTGTCCTTGTCGGCATGATACGGGAGCGGTTCCAACTGGAACACGGCGCGTCGATTGGTATCCTCGCGGCTGCTGTCGGTATCCTGTACCTCGGGGGCGTCTTCGGACAGTGGCTGCTCGCCGGGGAAGCGGCGTTACCGTCAGCCACGACAACCCTTCTGGCCTCGACAGTCGTGGTGCTCGGGCTACAGACGGTGTTCGGGTCGTTCTTCATGAGCATGCTAGCCGACAGCAGCTAA
- a CDS encoding DUF58 domain-containing protein, which produces MRVTRRFWLTLTAIASLVVGGGLLDAPLLVVGAVGLAGWLLAMQFAFVRGVSRLKNKLTISQSLNRSRVRTDAETKYTLQASVDATGGHLPLSIKATVPLAARIEGGRSPAITLDGSMQSSSVTIPLTWETVGNHTMPGATVTVSDSTGLFTQSFATAAGPEISVESPSVGPIHVGQSGKQLLRGVGEHDARGRTGGLSAEEIRKYVPGDALKYVDWKATARLDEAHVRNYEAESNRSVVLVLDHRQTLGDGAPSETKLDHLKAVAAAFQQRAETTRDPLGYITIDDAGVTESRIPVARTEAYRSCKHRISDLDIQTETPATATATSAHTGTMTGTVNPTADAQSPMETTLLAYQDAAGSKRHLPNQPLYNGFQAAPQEIRGADLLVICTDDSNPIELRNTVGLARRNATEVIVFITPSVAFDMDLLTDLDTAYERYRTFDQFRRELNEIDSVTAYEVGSPDQISAILSGSPANTDQREYA; this is translated from the coding sequence ATGCGTGTCACCCGGCGGTTCTGGCTCACGCTCACTGCTATCGCTAGTCTCGTTGTGGGTGGTGGGCTGCTCGATGCACCGCTGTTAGTCGTCGGGGCCGTCGGGCTCGCAGGCTGGCTGCTCGCAATGCAGTTTGCGTTCGTCCGTGGCGTTTCACGACTCAAGAACAAACTCACTATCAGCCAGTCGCTCAATCGGTCCCGGGTACGGACCGACGCCGAAACGAAGTATACGCTTCAGGCATCAGTTGACGCCACCGGTGGTCACCTGCCGCTGTCAATCAAGGCAACGGTACCGCTCGCAGCACGGATAGAGGGGGGTCGCTCCCCAGCAATTACTCTCGATGGGTCGATGCAGTCATCATCGGTGACGATTCCACTCACTTGGGAGACCGTGGGCAACCACACTATGCCCGGGGCCACAGTCACGGTCAGTGACAGCACCGGGCTGTTTACCCAGTCGTTCGCGACGGCGGCCGGCCCTGAGATATCTGTCGAGTCGCCGTCGGTCGGTCCGATTCACGTTGGCCAGAGCGGGAAACAGTTGCTACGCGGTGTCGGCGAACACGATGCCCGCGGGAGGACGGGCGGCCTGTCAGCCGAGGAAATCCGGAAGTACGTCCCGGGTGACGCACTGAAATACGTCGACTGGAAGGCGACTGCTAGGCTAGACGAAGCGCACGTCCGCAACTACGAAGCCGAGAGTAACCGTAGCGTGGTGCTCGTCCTCGATCACCGTCAGACACTGGGCGATGGTGCACCTAGCGAAACCAAGCTAGATCACCTCAAAGCGGTCGCCGCGGCGTTCCAGCAGCGTGCCGAAACGACCCGCGACCCGTTAGGCTACATCACTATCGACGACGCGGGCGTGACGGAATCGAGAATCCCGGTGGCAAGAACCGAGGCCTACAGGTCGTGCAAACACCGGATCAGCGACCTCGACATCCAAACTGAAACGCCGGCAACAGCCACCGCGACATCGGCTCACACCGGAACGATGACAGGGACGGTGAACCCGACGGCAGACGCACAATCACCGATGGAAACGACGCTACTCGCGTATCAAGACGCCGCCGGATCAAAGCGACACCTTCCCAACCAACCGCTGTACAACGGGTTTCAGGCGGCACCACAGGAGATACGTGGTGCGGACCTGCTGGTCATCTGTACCGACGACAGCAACCCGATCGAACTTCGGAACACAGTTGGACTGGCGAGACGCAACGCGACGGAGGTCATCGTGTTTATCACTCCGTCGGTGGCCTTCGATATGGACCTCCTCACGGATCTCGATACCGCATACGAACGGTATCGGACCTTCGACCAGTTCCGGCGTGAACTGAACGAAATCGACTCGGTGACGGCCTACGAGGTTGGGTCGCCGGACCAGATCTCAGCTATTCTGTCCGGCAGCCCAGCGAACACAGACCAGCGGGAGTACGCATGA